The nucleotide window CTTCCCACAGCGAGTGGTCCACGTCCATACGGCGGCTATCGAGGTACCGCCTGCTGTTGGTACAGACACCGCAACGACGAGAGATGTCCATGCTGAGTAAAACCGAAAGGGGGGAAATATAATGGCTGAGAACGATTATCTAACCAAGGAGGATATGCGGTCTGCACTGATGAAAGGGATGCCAGTGCTGATTTTTGTCGCAATTCTGGTCGGTTTTCTGATTTTACATCCATGGATTCAGATTGGTGCAGGTGAAAGAGGGGTTGTCCTTAATTTTGGCGCTGTTCAGGAGAATGTGCTTGGAGAAGGACTGCATTTCAGAATACCTATCATGCAACGAATTATCCCAATGGATGTCAAGGTTCAGAAGGCAGTGACTGATGCTGCATCTGCATCGGCTGATCTTCAGGATGTGACTTTAGCGGTTGCGCTCAATTATCATATCCTCCCTGATAAGGCAAATGTTGTCTATCAAACTCTTGGGATCCAGTTCAAGGAGCGTATTATAGACCCTGCAATACAAGAGGTAATGAAAGCTGTGTCGGCCAGATATACAGCGGAAGAGCTTATCACAAAAAGGCCGGCGGTAAGCGAGGCAATAAGAGCGGCTCTTTCCGAAAGACTCCTGGCGTATAACATCGTAGTGGATGCGTTTTCTATCGTCACATTCAGCTTCTCACGAGTCTTTACTGAGGCTATTGAGGCAAAGCAGACAGCAGAACAGCTTGCACTAAAGGCAAAGAGAGACCTGGATAGGATAAAGGTAGAGGCAGAGCAGACGATTGCAGCAGCCAAGGCAGAGGCAGAGGCCTTGAGGCTGCAGAAAGCAAATATTTCACCGGATCTTATAGAACTTAGAAAGATAGAGGCCAATCTCAGGGCTATAGAAAAATGGAATGGCATACTTCCCCAGGTTACAGGCGCTGGGGCTGTGCCATTTATTGGCGTAGGTGGGCCACAGGAGAGCAGGGGGAGAAAGGAGAAAGACGGTTAGTCATCAGGATTTGCAGCTAAATAAGTAACATATTTCAGGCTCTTCTCCCAAAAGTGTCGGAGTGGTGAGAGGCCTGACCCCCTAGTATCCAATAAGGCCCCAAAAGGGAGACCTGGGGTGGGATGAATGCTTGAGCGTGCACAGGCATCCTTCGAGTTTTTCTGTTGCATCGAGCAACGCCAGATACTTGAGCTGAAAGCAGAGACCGAAAAGGAACTGGCGGGTCTGATAACACTGGTCTTGCTCAAGCAAATGAACTGATCGGGGCGAGAGGACGGGCAAATGCGGATTACTCTGCGGCTGGTGCTCGCAATCGTGACGGTCGTGAGCGTGATCGTGCTGGCCTTTACTCTGCTGCAGGTGCGTCAGGAAAAGCTGAGGCAGACAAGCGATCTTGAGCGCCGGACATCGCTGTTGGCCGAAAGCCTGGGGGAGACCGTCGAGCCCCTGGTTGGGCAAGGTCAATCAGCGCGACTCCAACGGATTGTGGAGAAGTTCGGGAACCGGGAACGGCTCGCCGGCGTAGCTGTCTACGATATGAAGGGGCTCCCTCTGGCCGTTACGCACACGCTCGCCGCCCATGTTGCAACGCCTCCAAAGCGCGTGATCGAGGCAATAACTGCAGATCGCGAAATGAGCGATGTGATCACCATCGGTGATAAGCTGATGTATGTATTCGTTGTGCCGCTTCGCCCTGAGGCGCAGGTCGCCGGAGCTCTTGTGCTCTTCCATGATGCGAGCTACATCCAGCACCGTCTCGACCAGATCTGGCAGCACAATTTCATA belongs to Candidatus Methylomirabilis tolerans and includes:
- a CDS encoding prohibitin family protein, encoding MAENDYLTKEDMRSALMKGMPVLIFVAILVGFLILHPWIQIGAGERGVVLNFGAVQENVLGEGLHFRIPIMQRIIPMDVKVQKAVTDAASASADLQDVTLAVALNYHILPDKANVVYQTLGIQFKERIIDPAIQEVMKAVSARYTAEELITKRPAVSEAIRAALSERLLAYNIVVDAFSIVTFSFSRVFTEAIEAKQTAEQLALKAKRDLDRIKVEAEQTIAAAKAEAEALRLQKANISPDLIELRKIEANLRAIEKWNGILPQVTGAGAVPFIGVGGPQESRGRKEKDG